In Mustela nigripes isolate SB6536 chromosome 2, MUSNIG.SB6536, whole genome shotgun sequence, a single window of DNA contains:
- the WDR18 gene encoding WD repeat-containing protein 18: MAAPMEVAVCTDSAAQLWSCVVWELHSGANLLTYRGGQAGPRGLALLNGEYLLAAQLGKNYISAWELQRKDQLQQKIMCPGPVTCLTTSPNGLYVLAGIAESIYLWEVSTGNLLVILSRHYQDVSCLQFTGDSSHFLSGGKDCLVLVWGLCSVLQADPSRTPSPRHVWSRHTLPITDLHCGFGGPLARVASSSLDQTVKLWEISSGDLLLSVLFDVGIMAVTMDLAEYHVFCGGSDGSIFQVDLCTWPGQKEKSFQPEQDSGKVFRGHRNQVTCLSVSTDGSVLLSGSHDETVRLWDTQSKQCIRTVTLKGPVTNAAIMLAPVSMLSSDFRPGLPLPHFNRHLLGAEHGDEPHRGGFTLRLGLHQQGSEPSHLERAEQLHGVMSSTMEKSVLGGQDQLRVRVAELEDEVRNLRKVNRDLFDFSTRVITRPAK; the protein is encoded by the exons ATGGCTGCTCCCATGGAAGTGGCCGTGTGTACGGACTCGGCGGCCCAGCTGTGGAGCTGCGTGGTGTGGGAGCTGCATTCGGGCGCCAACCTGCTCACGTACCGCGGCGGCCAGGCCGGACCCCGCGGCCTGGCGCTGCTCAATGGCGAGTACCTGCTGGCGGCGCAGCTGGGCAAGAACTACATCAGCGCCTGGGAGCTGCAGCGGAAG GACCAGCTCCAGCAGAAGATCATGTGTCCTGGGCCTGTCACCTGTCTGACCACGTCCCCCAATGGCCTCTATGTCCTGGCGGGGATTGCGGAGAGCATCTACCTGTGGGAG GTCTCCACAGGGAACCTTCTGGTCATCCTGAGCCGCCACTACCAGGACGTGTCGTGCCTGCAGTTCACGGGGGACAGCAGCCACTTCCTTTCGGGGGGCAAGGACTGCCTGGTGCTAGTGTGGGGCCTGTGCAG TGTGCTGCAGGCAGACCCCTCCAGGACCCCGTCCCCCCGGCACGTCTGGTCTCGCCACACCTTGCCCATCACGGACCTGCACTGTGGCTTTGGGGGACCCCTGGCCCGGGtagcctcctcctccctggaccAGACAGTGAAG CTGTGGGAGATCTCGTCGGGCGATCTATTGCTGTCCGTGCTTTTCGACGTGGGCATCATGGCCGTGACCATGGACCTAGCCGAGTACCACGTGTTCTGCGGCGGCAGTGATGGCTCCATCTTCCAGGTGGATCTCTGCACCTGG cctgggcagaaagagaagagcttCCAGCCGGAGCAGGACAGCGGGAAGGTGTTCAGAGGGCACAG GAACCAGGTGACCTGTCTGTCTGTGTCCACCGACGGCAGCGTGCTGCTCTCGGGCTCCCATGACGAGACCGTGCGCCTATGGGACACCCAGAGCAAGCAGTGCATCAGGACCGTGACCCTCAAAG gtCCCGTGACCAACGCCGCCATCATGCTGGCACCGGTCAGCATGCTGAGCTCGGACTTCCGGCCGGGCCTGCCCCTGCCGCACTTCAACAGGCACCTGCTGGGCGCCGAGCACGGGGACGAGCCCCACCGCGGGGGCTTCACGCTGCGCCTTGGCCTCCACCAGCAG GGCTCGGAGCCCAGCCACTTGGAGCGGGCGGAGCAGCTACACGGGGTGATGAGCAGCACGATGGAGAAG AGCGTCCTGGGCGGCCAGGACCAGCTGCGGGTCCGTGTGGCCGAGCTGGAGGACGAGGTGCGGAACCTGCGCAAAGTCAACCGCGACCTGTTCGACTTCTCCACGCGCGTCATCACGCGCCCGGCCAAGTGA